A single Marinitoga aeolica DNA region contains:
- the ispD gene encoding 2-C-methyl-D-erythritol 4-phosphate cytidylyltransferase: MNVGIIVAAGKGERTKLTYPKQFYQILDKSLLRIALEKYEYSKLIDKIIVVANENFMEKTKKECYGINKVYDIIKGGDSRQESVFNGLKYIYNVFGFDVSIVSIHDAARPFVSIDKIDESIEIAIKNGSAVLALPEKNSVSHVIGDVIDKILDRNEIYLHQTPQTFDFQKLYKAYMNFENELKSFTDDASIFHKAGNFVRIIPGEEYNIKITTDFDIKFAKWLIKEGKINV; this comes from the coding sequence ATGAATGTTGGTATTATTGTTGCTGCTGGTAAAGGCGAAAGGACAAAATTAACTTATCCTAAACAATTTTACCAGATTTTGGATAAAAGTTTGTTAAGAATTGCATTAGAAAAATATGAATATTCAAAATTAATAGATAAGATAATTGTAGTTGCCAATGAAAATTTTATGGAAAAAACGAAAAAAGAATGTTATGGAATTAACAAAGTGTATGATATAATTAAGGGAGGAGATTCCAGACAGGAGTCTGTATTTAATGGCTTGAAATATATATATAACGTTTTTGGTTTTGATGTTTCTATTGTATCAATTCACGATGCGGCAAGACCTTTTGTTAGTATTGATAAAATTGATGAAAGTATAGAAATTGCTATTAAAAACGGTTCGGCAGTTTTAGCTTTGCCTGAAAAAAATTCTGTTTCTCATGTGATAGGGGATGTTATAGATAAAATTTTAGATAGAAATGAGATATATTTACATCAAACACCACAAACATTTGATTTTCAAAAATTATATAAAGCGTATATGAACTTTGAGAATGAATTAAAAAGTTTTACAGATGATGCGAGTATATTTCACAAAGCGGGAAATTTTGTAAGAATTATTCCAGGTGAAGAATATAATATAAAAATAACAACGGATTTTGATATAAAATTTGCAAAATGGTTAATAAAGGAAGGTAAAATAAATGTTTAA